Within Bdellovibrionales bacterium, the genomic segment AATCACCAAACCCAAATCACAGGTGAACCAAGCCTTTCAACTCAATCTTGCCGTCACCAAACAGGAAGTAAAGGTCTCCGATTTAGGTGAGCTAAAGGAAAGCCCCCTGTATTCCAAACATTATGCCGTCTGGCTTGGTACGGGTTTTAATTTTCTACGTTACGCGCAGGAAAGCTCGGACATCCAATCTGATATTGAGTTCCAAACTTTTAAAGGGCCCTCTTTTTTTGCGAGGGGCTGGTGGAAGGTTAAAGAAGAATTGGACGCAAGTTTTGAAGCCAAAATGTCTCCCGGGGGCGTAGATTCCTCGAGCAGCATTGATATTTCGTCCGGAAATTACAATTGGACCATTTATGCGATTGAAGGCACATATTACCCTCATAATTGGAGAACGACTTTTTTTGGACTCCCCTCGCGTTGGGGAGCGAGAGCTGGTCTTCAACACCATATTGTGCCTTTTATTTCCAGGACTGGTGCCTCCGAAACATCTGCTGAAATTGTCACAAACTCCCTCTCAATGTTTACAATTGGATTTCAAAACAATGTAGACATAAGCTCAAAATGGGCCTTCGAATGGCTGATGCGCTACCAATCCCCTTTATTCATGGGAAGCGTATTTCAAATACTTCCCAATTTTGGATTTGACGGTTCTGTCGGTTTGATTCGTGCTCTTCAACGAAATTGGAAGTTGGGATTTTATTGGTACGGGCAATGGCATGACTATTCCTTTGTTCACAAAGATCGATATTTGATCAATCAGGGAGACACCACTCCCACAATCAAGGGCCATCAGGTTCTATTTTTTTCAAACATAGAAGTCAGGGCCGGATTTGAATTCAATTAGTATCCGGGAAGAGGGCAACATAAGCTCCTCCCAGCAGACCTGTCTCCAGCCCCAGTTTTGCCAAACCTATGTCGGGCAGCAAGTCGATACCAGTGCGTCGAGTCGACAATTGAGTCTTTATCTTTTCTCGAGCCAGTGGCAAAAACAGATCGGTCGCTTCGCTAAAGCCACCAGAAATCAATATCTTCTCGGGCGAAAAGAGGACGACCAAAGTTGTTATCATTTGAGAAAAATAGTCAGAATACTCCACGAGTGCCTCTTCACATCTCTGATCACCCGCACGAGCACGGCTGACAAGCTGCTCACCAGTCAAATTGGGCTCTCGCCACAGTGAAGCCATTCTGCGGGTGAAATTAACCCCAGAAAGGAAAGCCTCCGCGCAACCATAGTTTCCACAACCGCATGGGGCTGAAATATCTCCCGCTCGTAAGTACACATGCCCGACCTCAGGATGTAGACCTCGACCTGAGCGCAAAAGGCTGCCGTTTGCGACAACGCCAACACCAAGCCCCGTCCCCAAAGTCATCACAACAAAATTACGGACACCCACTCCCGCTCCCTTCCACCCCTCTGCCAAAGCAGCCGCAGCCGCGTCATTTTCAAGCTTCACCGGCAGAGAGACTTCTTTGGCTAAAAGGGAGCTCAGGGGAACCTCTCCCCAACGCTCATTTTTTCCGTGAAGATTCGTCGGATCCAACAAGCGCCCAGTCGCTGGGTCCAGAGGACCTGCTGAAGCCAGTCCAACGGCTTGTATATTCGGAAACGACCCTTGCAGTTCCCTGATGATTCGCGCTATTTGGTCAATCAAACCCGACGGGCCCCGATTGAGAATCACCACTTCTCGCAAAACACGATGAATTTGCCCATTTTCAGAAACAAGGCCCGCTGACACTTTCGTCCCACCCAGATCTATTCCCACAACTTGCTTCACGCTTTCGCCTCACTCATTCATTGACTACTTGTGATACTGGGTTGCCAGACTCACTTCTCATGGGAATAATAGAATCTCAGAAGATTGGATGCAAGCAAGGAGGCCACAATGTCCCCACTCCAATTCCCAACTCAACAAATTGAGCTTGGCAACTTCATCGGAGGCGAATGGATTCAAACTTCCGGGAAAAGGAGAAACGTCCTAAGCCCATACAATTCACAAATTCTTGGGTCTTTCAACGAATGCACGCCTTCTGAAATAGACCAAGCGATACAAACGAGTTCGAAAGCCTTTTATCATTGGAGTCAAACAACACTTAAAGAACGATGTGGTCTGCTTCTCCGATGGCGTCAGATTTTGTTGAATAATTTGGATTCGATGACTCTTATTGTTTCTTCAGAATCCGGAAAAACTCCATCTGAGGCCAAAGCAGGCATTCTAAAGGGCATCGAAGTTTTAGAGTTTGCCTCGGCGCTACAGAACCTGGATACCGGGGGGCAAATGGAAGTCTCGCGCGGAGTGAACTGCGCTTTTCGCAGGGAACCCCTCGGAGTCGTAGCAGGAGTGACGCCCTTCAATTTTCCCGCCATGGTCCCAATGTGGATGATCCCCTTGGCTCTCGCGGCCGGCAATTGCTTTATCTGGAAGCCCTCAGAAAAAACTCCTCTCACCTCAAAGTGGCTCGCAGACGGTTTGCGAGAAGCGGGGCTGCCAGCGGGAGTTTTTTCTGTTCTTCAGGGCGGGTCGTCGGCCGTCGAAAACATCATTGACCATCCCGAAGTTAAAGCTCTTGCGTTTGTTGGGTCTTCCCCAGTCGCAGAATCAATTTATCGAAGAGGAACTCAACTGGGCAAGCGCGTCCTCGCCCTCGGAGGTGCAAAAAATCATATTTTTCTACTGCCGGATGCAAATCCTGAGTTAGCGGCCGAAGGGATTGGCGATTCCTTTACAGGCTGTGCGGGACAGCGCTGCATGGCGGCCAGTGTTCTTATTTCTATCGGCGACTGTGACGATCTCATAAAAAAAATCGCAGACCATGTGAGCAAAAAAAAATTGGGAACAGACATGGGAGCTATTATCAGCAAAGCTTCTCTGGATCGCCTGCTCGCAGCTATTTCAGAAGCAGAAAAAATGGGAGGAAAGCTCTTACTGGATGGCCGAAAAAATACTCCACCCAAGGGTTTTGAAAAAGGATTTTGGCTAGGACCTACTATCATCGATCATGCCCCTCGCCATTCTCAAGCTGCTTGTGAGGAAATTTTCGGGCCAGTTTTGGCAATTATCCACACAAGAAATCTCAGTGAAGCCATCGCCATCGAAAATTCGAGCAAATACGGAAACGCCGCCAGCATCTTCACCCAAAGCGGACCTCTTGCTGACCGCTTCGCTCGCGAAACCAAAGCCGGAATGATTGGGATCAATGTTGGAGTGCCTGTTCCACGTGAGCCCTTCTCCTTTGGAGGGGTGGGAGTGAGCAAATATGGCCACGGCGACATCACCGGAATGAGCGGCCTAGACTTCTGGACCAACCTCCGTAAAATTACAACCAAGTGGCAGAGTCAACCCGACCAAAATTGGATGAGCTGACCCAAGTAGATAGGTCTCGACGCTGCGCTACCGCGCGATCACTTTCCTGCAAATGGATACAAGAGCAGGCTCGATCAATTGAGGAGTGGTAATGATATCTCTGCCATTTTCGCCCTGCGTCGTTTCTTCAAAATGAGCAAGCAACCCGCTCAATACACTGTTCCCCCCGTAGTAGGCATCCCGTGAAAACGATGGGTCTTCGAGTTCATGAATTGCGCCGTCTCGCGACACGAAGGCCGCCATGTTGTGCACAAAGTTTTCCAGAAGATTTCTGGCCCCTTTGCGAGAGGCCCATTTCCTGAGCCAGGGATTCGACCAAATATAAGGCTTAGGAACGCCATGTCTACCAAAGTAACTTCCATCTCTTTCAATAGAAACGTAAACACCGGTGAAATCAGCAATTCCGAGAAGCCAACCAGCAGTGGCGGCCAATTTTATTGGCAATTCTGCAGTTTCCGGTCCAAAATGAGATCCTAGTCCTCCCAAAACTATCGACCCCAGGGCAACCCCCGCTGATTGGATCAAATGAGAGCTCTTGATGAGGTGCAAATCATTGGCTTTTCCTACCGTCACATAAATTTCCAGAAGAACTCGAAAGGCATTTTCCAAAGCCTCTGGTGTTTTTGCACTGACCTCAAATTCTCCGACCGAAGGCTCCTTCTTTTTTGCTTCCAATAGCAACAGATAATAAAGATCTATGAGATCAATCAATCGTCCCTTAACAGAAAGCACCGGGGCACTCAATCCATCTTCTCTTATTCTATTTCCTTCTGAATTATATCTCGGGCTATCGATGGCGGCATAAGCTGGGGCCACGGCTGCAATCTCATAAAAAATTCTCGAAGTCGTGCTTCCAGTAATTCTTCTTGAGTGTTCAAAACAGAGCCGCCGGACCCACCAGTGGACTCACTTCCTGCCTTAGGTGCCCGATCTTCCTCTTCAATTTCCTCTTCGATTTCCTCTTCGATTTCCTCTTTCAGCCCATTTACAAATAACTCAGATACCGAAACCAATGCCGGAAACTGACGATCCAATCGTTTCTTCTCTCCTTCACTTAAGGGCCTCACCTCTTTCCTCAAGATTTCATCCAGCACGCGATGCAATTCCCGAGTTTTCCTTTTACGCTCCTCCAAATTTAACTGAGCTATGGCAATCTGCTCTGAGAGCTGATCGATCGACAAAGAAAATAAAACACCTGTCCCATTTGAATCCAACTCCCGCGCTTTCTCGCCCTTATGAAGACTTGTTCCCGTTAACAAAGGCTGGGATTTAATTTTAACTCCTTGAACAAACTCAAGCTCATAAACGACAACTTCCTCCCTACTCCCATTAACAAAAACCACCGCTTTCTGAGACCTCGACGATTTAGCTACTACCAAACGATGCTGCGTTCCGCCCTCTGTCTTGTACTGAAGTTCTAATTCTAAGGTCTTTTCATCGAAATCGAATGCCATGCCATCCGTCTGGCTGTGCTGAAGAATTCCTTCGGTCCGGAAAGAAACTGATCTTGCGCGAATCGTCTCAGTCTCTGGAATCCTTCCCAAACCATCCAAAGTTGCAATTCTTCCTTGAGTGCTGTCTAGCACCATCAATCGCTCGGTACCGGATTCAAGATCTCTTTTATCTTCCGTCGGCCTCGAATTTGATTTAGCTAAAAATATCTGAGCCTCAGCTATTGGGCTCATTGTACTTAGCCCAACTGTGGCCAATCCCAAATAACAAAAGACACCAATTCCAAACCAAAAATGACAATGATCTATCTTCCGCATTTCCAACCCTCCTTATTTGCAGTGAAGTGGGAAAAAAGTTTCATACCAAAGGAAACCCGCCGAACGCCGCCAAATAAAATATGGCGTGACGAATGTCTACCGTCTAGACTCCTGGAATTCAAACAGCTTTGAATCCTTTACCTTGTGGTTTGAAAATTAGGATGCTGTACAAAGTACCTAGCCAGTCATTTATCTACTTATCTGAAAACCCCGAAATGGGAAACACAACTTACGACCGTTGGGTTTAGGGGGCTCGGCTGCCAAACTCCACACTAGTAGTTAAGAGCCTGACCGCCTGCTGATTTCCTCGACTCGCGGCCAAGTTGAGTGCTTGCTCACCTGCATCAATTAAGTGTCGATTGGTGGCGAGATCTTGATCCGAATAATTGTCTGCGCCAAATAGCCGATCAAGATCTGGATTCGGCTTCAAGGAATTGACGATTGACCAAAGCTCTCGGGCCACCTCTTCATCGCCTGACCTTGCGTTAAGCAAAGCGGCCGTGGCAAAAACTTTGGTATTTGTAACGATCGATGGAGATTGAATGCCAGACAGAAGTTTTAAGACCTTAACCGCCCCCACATTTTTGTCCCCCTTATTGTAAATATCCCATACCAAATCGTAGATTGCAGACTCGGCCTCAGGCACTTCAGACGGATTTGACTTACCTCCGCCATGTGACTTCAGAGCTGATACTTGCCTGAAGTAATTCTCTATACGGGGAGCAATTTCAAAGAACGGGCCCAACCTTTCTTCTCTGGAAGCGCTCCCCTCTATTCTTTTGACAAGTCTCGCTATTTCGTTTGTAGCCAACTCAATTTGCGTTCTCAAAAAGCCAGTGCAAATTTGACCTGATGCCCAGGATTCGCTTGCCGAAAGAAAAAGTCCCACGAGCGCTAAAACCAAAGAAAATCGCCGCAGATTAAGAAAACCAAAAATCATAAAACCAAAAATCATAAAAAAAACCCTTTCCGCAATCATTGCGCCCGCCGTCAAACTCTTAGATACAAGGGAGAGCCTCAAATCAACATACCAGCAGCCGGAATGGGCATTATGCCAAATTCGTGCCTGACTTTTTAGACCCCAAATTGACCGAATTGACTCACAGGAAATCCTACCAGTTCCTCCCAAAAATCTCAGGAGGAGAGATTGGGGATGATTTCGGAGCGAGTTTTGGGGGCCTGATGCCAAAAAACCGAGTTCGGCTTGGTGCGATGCTCACGAAGTGAGCGGCGCTGCCGGACGCATGTTTGAAGGTTTTTTGGCATCAGGCCCCCAAAACTCGCACTCCAAATCAAGAACACAAGAGAGTCCAGCCACCACCCCACCACCCCAGCCGAGTCCCAACTCAAGCCCAGCGCAAGTCCAACTCAAGCCCAATCCTAAGACCGGTTCCTCTTCTCCCGTTCACATAATAGAGCACACTCAGAGGAAAACTAATTAAGCTAAACATTAAAGGCTAGAATGGCTAACATCATTGTTATAGAGAATGACACCAAAATTACCGCTCAGATTCGCCGATATTTTGGCGAACTGGACAATTCCCATCGCCTCCGCATTTTTCAAGCCTTGATGAATTCCAGCGTATCTATCTGAGGAAACCCCTCCAAAATCCCAGCGAAGGCCTGAAACAACACCCCCTCTTTCATTCTCTTACAAAAGATCAAATTGCCTGGCTGCAAACACAAAATTATGAGGTTGAATCCCCTTTCTCCGGAATGGCCGCGAAATTCATAACCAATGCAAATGGCAAGATTAAAGAAATAGATGCTGAGACCCAAAGCGGACCTCAGCTCTTTTCTCAAGATGTTAATCGTCTCCTAACGCGTGAAACGATCAAAGAACTAATTCCCAATCTCTTTCATTCGCTATGGGATGAGTTTATCAATCACTTTAAAGTCGACAAGGTCATCAGTACGGCTCTTCCTTTTGTCGTCAAAGACGGTTTCTGCTGGGTCCTCAAGGTTTCAGGAAAGCGAACGGACGATGGCTCCCTCCAGCTTGTTTTGCGACATCAGCCAGAAGTGTTTGCTCCAATTTTGGTTTCTCAAAAAGCAAATGATTCTGCGCCAGAAAAATCCGAAGAACCGGAGGAACTTCAACTATTGAGTACCATTGATATGGTCGTGTTCAAGGTCGCGATGATCCCAAATCCTGTCACGAAATGGCTGGAATCTGCTCACAACCTCTTGCAAGCTGGTGGCTTTTTCCCCTCTGATTTTCGCACTCGCTTTGTCGCGATTAAGTACGAAGACGATGGAACAAATTCCTTGAAATTGATTCATTCATATTTAGATGATCTCATTTATCTTCCATTGGATCGTTTGATTTTTATGCAAAAAATGGAAATTCTATTTGGACTTCCAGCGAAAGTGCGTCCCTCCTTTCTCTTTGTTCAAGAAGAACCCATGGATATCGAAATTGCCAAACTCGTTAGAATGGAAAAACTCTCTGACGTCGGATGTGCGATTTGCAACCCCGTTTCGCTGCCAGTTGGAATCGGGGTGAGAATAAAATTTCGGCTTTCCCAAACAAGCAATTTTACAACCGTCTTAGGCCGCTGTCACAAGTCCATTCCACATCCCGAAAAGCCAGGCCAATATTTAGTGTATTTCTATTTTTTCGCACTTGACCCTGAAAACTTGAAAGATATCAAAAGATACATGAACCAGATTCCTCGATTCAAACCACTTCACAACGAGGACAATTCAAAATTTGAGTTCAATTCGCAAAATCTTTTCCTCACCGAAGAAGAGAAAAGCATCAAACAGATCGTCGTCCTCGACCCAAACTCCTCTTCTAGCGATAACATTGCCGGCATCATCACGGACGGTCTCCAGCAAGTCAAGGTGGCAACCGAAAACTCCTATTACCTCTTTCTCAAAGATTATCTTCGAGATCCCTCACTTCAATCAGAAAAGGAATCAAATGCCGAAGGAGGGGATATCCAATTGGTGAAACCTATGGACCTCTATGCAAGCGAGGTCACTTGGGTGATTTCATCCGAAAGCCGAAACCTCGTCGAAGTCAGGACCAAGCCAAAAGATCAATCCGCTCTCCTCGGCCACTCAGCAAACGAAATTTTTAATTCAAATCACGGATGGTTAAATCTATTCCAAGGGCAAGATAACGAAAATCTTTTAGATGAGACACTCAAGGTTCTTGCGTCCTCAGAAAGGAAGTTAACCAGAAAATTTGCCCTTACAGCGAGCGATGGGAAAGGAAAGTGGGCAGAGATCAGTTTCTCGCCTCTGTCTCACCCAAAAGGACAAATTCTGGTGACATTAAGTCATCTGCAAAATCTTGAATGGGTCAACCCCAAGAATCACTTGCTCAAAAATTTGGATCTACTCATCATCAATAACGATCTCATTCCTGACAATGTCGACAGTTGGATCGAAGGTATTCAGGCGCTAGCCTCCGGCGTTGGAATTTGTTCTGCCAACCGTCCCATGAATATACTTATTATCAGTGACACCACGACAAGAATGGCCAGCATTCAAAAGAAATATCGCAATGCAAAAATCTCCGCTCTTCTTTTTAAACCCTTGGATGTGAAATCTCTTCTTTTCCAAACATCAATC encodes:
- a CDS encoding ROK family protein — its product is MKQVVGIDLGGTKVSAGLVSENGQIHRVLREVVILNRGPSGLIDQIARIIRELQGSFPNIQAVGLASAGPLDPATGRLLDPTNLHGKNERWGEVPLSSLLAKEVSLPVKLENDAAAAALAEGWKGAGVGVRNFVVMTLGTGLGVGVVANGSLLRSGRGLHPEVGHVYLRAGDISAPCGCGNYGCAEAFLSGVNFTRRMASLWREPNLTGEQLVSRARAGDQRCEEALVEYSDYFSQMITTLVVLFSPEKILISGGFSEATDLFLPLAREKIKTQLSTRRTGIDLLPDIGLAKLGLETGLLGGAYVALFPDTN
- a CDS encoding CoA-acylating methylmalonate-semialdehyde dehydrogenase, translating into MSPLQFPTQQIELGNFIGGEWIQTSGKRRNVLSPYNSQILGSFNECTPSEIDQAIQTSSKAFYHWSQTTLKERCGLLLRWRQILLNNLDSMTLIVSSESGKTPSEAKAGILKGIEVLEFASALQNLDTGGQMEVSRGVNCAFRREPLGVVAGVTPFNFPAMVPMWMIPLALAAGNCFIWKPSEKTPLTSKWLADGLREAGLPAGVFSVLQGGSSAVENIIDHPEVKALAFVGSSPVAESIYRRGTQLGKRVLALGGAKNHIFLLPDANPELAAEGIGDSFTGCAGQRCMAASVLISIGDCDDLIKKIADHVSKKKLGTDMGAIISKASLDRLLAAISEAEKMGGKLLLDGRKNTPPKGFEKGFWLGPTIIDHAPRHSQAACEEIFGPVLAIIHTRNLSEAIAIENSSKYGNAASIFTQSGPLADRFARETKAGMIGINVGVPVPREPFSFGGVGVSKYGHGDITGMSGLDFWTNLRKITTKWQSQPDQNWMS